Proteins from one Athalia rosae chromosome 8, iyAthRosa1.1, whole genome shotgun sequence genomic window:
- the LOC105692242 gene encoding protein maelstrom homolog: MPQKKKTQNAFSFFMLDYKKKHEALGVKFPGGLKDVANACSAEWSRLTPEQKGLYEVQAKNAKVRDGINGERYTTEGIPVSLIEQMRQRKQELKDNMDDYIKRAVDLSEGCDSLLQKKFYFLHVNRYCCKLCMDGTSDFYPAEFAIAEFSLRQGVQKTYHEIIDIDLPLGYAAQIKNYSLQTHKILRNPSGGQKSFSIMYERLRKFLEPETIGAELPPLYTANSFREVVPGLLSRMAATAGQTVDIFRIYSLETLFFHIRNAAATINNSTGFPSVTFAEKEIQKDVFDYAPGIACDYHSSIDGTSIYCSLSIVIRWVYTICDYCCIDLDIDMQPGFHCPIDTDFIAINRTKAALESHDVCQIADLAEVFHSFADITGVTPEHRLRTSERTYKEEQARRQTGRPLQIIDHSKIRNSNLQEIETAPPRATTNSHSFSAMTRKPQRPLRLPYSMSLAMKGVGSDQLPTMSEMNFPLIGGRGGVLKNLSNEFPSVPGKGRGNSLGF, from the exons ATGccacagaaaaagaaaacccaaAATGCCTTTAGTTTCTTCATGCTCGATTACAAGAAGAAACATGAAGCCTTAGGTGTGAAATTTCCAGGTGGTTTGAAGGACGTGGCCAATGCCTGCAGCGCAGAGTGGAGC aGACTGACGCCTGAGCAGAAAGGACTATATGAAGTTCAAGCTAAAAATGCTAAAGTACGAGATGGAATTAATGGTGAGAGATATACGACTGAAGGCATCCCCGTTTCGCTCATTGAGCAAATGAGACAGAGGAAACAGGAGCTTAAAGATAACATGGATGATTACATCAAACGTGCTGTTGACCTGTCTGAAGGATGTGATA GTTTGCTCCAAAAAAAGTTTTACTTCCTACATGTAAATCGATACTGTTGCAAGCTATGTATGGATGGCACGAGTGATTTTTATCCTGCAGAGTTTGCTATTGCTGAGTTTTCTCTCAGACAAGGTGTCCAGAAAACATACCATGAAATAATCGACATTGATTTGCCCTTGGGCTATGCTGCGCAGATTAAAAACTATTCACTTCAAACGCACAAAATTTTGAGGAATCCATCTGGTGGacagaaaagtttttcaatcatGTATGAACGGCTGAGGAAGTTTTTGGAACCAGAAACTATTGGTGCTGAATTGCCTCCGCTCTATACTGCAAATAGTTTCAGGGAGGTTGTGCCTGGGTTGTTATCTCGAATGGCGGCAACTGCTG GTCAAACAGTagatattttcagaatttattcACTTGAAACTCTGTTCTTCCACATTCGCAATGCTGCTGCTACAATAAATAACAGCACGGGTTTTCCATCCGTAACATTcgctgaaaaagaaattcagaaaGATGTTTTTGATTATGCTCCGGGAATCGCATGCGAT TATCACAGTTCCATAGATGGGACATCAATTTACTGCAGTTTATCTATAGTAATACGCTGGGTGTACACCATTTGTGATTATTGTTGCATCGACCTCGACATTGATATGCAGCCTGGATTTCATTGCCCAATAGATACGGATTTCATTGCTATAAATCGCACAAAGGCTGCACTAGAAAGTCACGATGTATGTCAAATAGCTGACTTGGCGGAAGTTTTCCATAGCTTTGCAGACATAACAGGC GTAACACCAGAACACAGGTTGAGAACTTCCGAAAGAACTTACAAAGAGGAACAGGCGCGGCGTCAAACTGGCCGCCCTCTGCAAATTATAGATCACAGCAAAATACGAAATTCCAATCTACAGGAAATAGAAACTGCTCCTCCCCGTGCAACAACCAACAGTCACTCTTTTTCAGCTATG ACTAGGAAACCTCAGAGGCCACTGCGACTACCATACTCTATGA GTTTGGCTATGAAGGGTGTCGGGTCAGATCAACTACCCACGATGAGCGAGATGAATTTTCCTTTAATTG GTGGTAGAGGGGGGGTTCTTAAGAATTTGAGCAACGAGTTTCCCTCAGTCCCAGGAAAAG GTCGTGGAAACTCACTTGGCTTTTAG